The proteins below come from a single Caulobacter flavus genomic window:
- a CDS encoding glycoside hydrolase family 9 protein yields MPHRSMPALLAATALTTLAALASPSLAAEPLAPIRLNQVGVLESAGKLAVLPDASTSPLAWTLENKDGRLVAKGQTRVVGPDAASGESLHQIDFSAAPAGYGYRLKVGQRTSRPFAVDAHPYARLKRDALAFFYQNRSGIAIEARFGDDPKLARPAAHAPDRATCFNGQDQRGQVWAGCGYELNASKGWYDAGDHGKYVVNGGIAVWTLVNYHERLSALGRKADFADGSQRIPEAGNGVSDLLDEARWELEFLLRMQVPQGTAMDLPIGKQGQGQLALTPVDASGMAHQKLTDAYWTGVPTAPHEDPAQRYLFHPTTGATLNLAAVAAQCARVWKDVDPAFSARCLKTARSAFDAARRNPEIYAHSQFNGGGGYGDGELSDELFWAAAELWATTGEAAYGEVVRASPHMPAAGKPAEAPGWGSTSTLGVVSLALSDKVPAQVRDAARAGLEAAADRYAAEGLQAGYRLPDAGTRYVWGSNGVVMNRAMVLGLAYDFTGKPAYRQAAADAMDYVLGRNPLDQSYVTGWGARPMKHPHHRFWVGKGKYPAPPPGVISGGPNNTAFSDEVAKKMQGKCAAQTCWTDSIDAFTQNEVAINWNAPFFWVAAFLDEGR; encoded by the coding sequence TTGCCCCACCGTTCGATGCCCGCCCTGCTGGCGGCGACCGCGCTGACGACCCTGGCCGCCCTCGCCTCGCCCAGCCTGGCGGCCGAACCGCTCGCCCCCATCCGCCTGAACCAGGTCGGCGTGCTGGAAAGCGCCGGCAAGCTGGCGGTGCTGCCGGACGCCTCGACCAGCCCGCTGGCCTGGACGCTGGAGAACAAGGACGGTCGCCTGGTCGCCAAGGGCCAGACCCGGGTGGTCGGCCCCGACGCGGCCTCGGGCGAGAGCCTGCACCAGATCGACTTCTCGGCCGCCCCGGCCGGCTATGGCTATCGACTGAAGGTCGGGCAGCGGACCAGCCGCCCGTTCGCGGTCGACGCCCATCCCTATGCGCGGCTCAAGCGCGACGCCCTGGCCTTCTTCTACCAGAACCGCAGCGGGATCGCGATCGAGGCGCGGTTCGGCGACGATCCGAAACTGGCCCGCCCGGCCGCCCACGCCCCCGACCGCGCCACCTGCTTCAACGGCCAGGACCAGCGCGGCCAGGTCTGGGCCGGCTGCGGTTACGAGCTCAACGCCAGCAAGGGCTGGTACGACGCCGGCGACCACGGAAAGTACGTCGTCAACGGCGGGATCGCGGTCTGGACGCTGGTGAACTATCACGAGCGGCTGTCGGCGCTGGGCCGCAAGGCCGACTTCGCCGACGGCAGCCAGCGCATTCCCGAGGCCGGCAATGGCGTCTCCGACCTGCTGGACGAAGCCCGCTGGGAGCTGGAGTTTCTGCTGCGCATGCAGGTCCCGCAGGGAACGGCCATGGACCTGCCGATCGGCAAGCAGGGTCAGGGACAGCTGGCGCTGACCCCGGTCGACGCCTCGGGCATGGCCCACCAGAAACTGACCGACGCCTACTGGACCGGCGTGCCGACCGCGCCGCACGAGGATCCGGCCCAGCGCTACCTGTTTCATCCGACCACCGGCGCGACCCTGAACCTGGCCGCCGTCGCCGCCCAGTGCGCGCGGGTCTGGAAGGACGTCGACCCGGCCTTCTCGGCCCGTTGCCTGAAGACCGCCCGCTCGGCGTTCGACGCGGCGCGACGCAATCCGGAGATCTACGCCCACAGCCAGTTCAACGGCGGCGGCGGTTATGGCGACGGCGAGTTGTCGGACGAGCTGTTCTGGGCGGCGGCCGAACTGTGGGCGACCACCGGCGAGGCGGCCTATGGCGAGGTCGTGCGCGCATCGCCCCACATGCCCGCGGCCGGCAAGCCAGCCGAGGCGCCGGGCTGGGGTTCGACCTCGACGCTGGGCGTCGTCTCGCTGGCGCTGTCGGACAAGGTTCCGGCACAGGTTCGCGACGCCGCCCGGGCTGGCCTCGAGGCCGCGGCCGATCGCTACGCCGCCGAGGGCCTGCAGGCCGGCTACCGGCTGCCGGACGCGGGAACGCGCTATGTCTGGGGTTCGAACGGCGTGGTCATGAACCGCGCCATGGTGCTGGGCCTGGCCTACGACTTCACCGGCAAGCCCGCCTACCGGCAGGCCGCCGCCGACGCCATGGACTACGTGCTGGGCCGCAACCCGCTGGACCAATCCTACGTCACCGGCTGGGGCGCGCGGCCGATGAAGCATCCGCACCACCGCTTCTGGGTCGGCAAGGGCAAGTACCCCGCCCCGCCGCCCGGGGTGATCTCGGGCGGACCAAACAACACCGCCTTCAGCGACGAGGTCGCCAAGAAGATGCAGGGCAAGTGCGCGGCCCAGACCTGCTGGACCGACAGCATCGACGCCTTCACCCAGAACGAAGTGGCCATCAACTGGAACGCCCCGTTCTTCTGGGTGGCGGCGTTCCTGGATGAAGGCAGGTAG
- a CDS encoding ArsR/SmtB family transcription factor codes for MPDAEGHPEPEEMQLGALLAALADPLRRRVVAELASAEPLTERTCVSFGLPVSKASLTHHFRVLREAGLIRQVDRGNSRAAQLRRDEIEARFPGLLALVAAEGGSL; via the coding sequence ATGCCCGACGCCGAAGGCCACCCCGAACCCGAGGAAATGCAGCTGGGGGCCTTGCTGGCCGCCCTGGCCGATCCGCTGCGCCGCCGCGTTGTCGCCGAGCTGGCGTCGGCCGAGCCACTGACCGAGCGAACCTGCGTCTCGTTCGGCCTGCCGGTCAGCAAGGCCTCGCTGACCCATCACTTCCGGGTGCTGCGCGAGGCTGGCCTGATCCGCCAGGTCGACCGCGGCAACAGCCGCGCCGCCCAGCTGCGCCGCGACGAGATCGAGGCCCGCTTTCCTGGCCTGCTGGCCCTGGTCGCCGCCGAGGGCGGGTCCCTCTAG
- a CDS encoding putative quinol monooxygenase, with translation MSNTPFGPPQPDADETGPYALAGTARARPGMADQLEARLVSLVASTRREEGCVAYHVHRDRADRDLFVFYEAWSDRDALLKHFDEPYIVSFLADRGDYLDGELDVRWLRMSSPAA, from the coding sequence ATGTCCAACACCCCCTTCGGCCCGCCGCAGCCCGACGCAGACGAAACCGGCCCCTACGCCCTGGCGGGCACGGCCCGCGCCCGTCCCGGCATGGCCGACCAGCTGGAGGCGCGGCTGGTCTCGCTGGTGGCGTCGACGCGTCGGGAGGAAGGCTGCGTGGCCTATCACGTCCATCGCGACCGGGCCGATCGCGACCTCTTCGTGTTCTACGAGGCCTGGAGCGACCGAGACGCGCTGCTGAAGCACTTCGACGAGCCCTACATCGTCAGCTTCCTGGCCGATCGCGGCGACTATCTGGACGGCGAACTCGACGTTCGCTGGCTCAGGATGAGCAGTCCCGCCGCCTGA
- a CDS encoding DUF885 domain-containing protein, translated as MIDRRAMMLLAGASLAAGPAWAQDGDAALKSLLDGFAKGGTAADRRKALAALDPETLSPKARLDHDAVSIAARAEAELVARFPFGGGIAGPYVVTTRSGAWQKAADARPEAVAATVRRLDAETEQVRADAARGVIPPAFLIARLETGLAEAARRAAPQVAAALARQAEALSALKRRAGTAAGVRFRDREAYYALMLKAQLGAPMAPAEARRRLDVAIRSLHARADVLLRAQGLTQGGVGARLRALTADERFLYADDDAGRDRAIADMAPWLAKARARLPQAFGNLPGAVDAVSVRRMSPADEAAGRQGYRDLPSADGGKPGAYYVDLKRIRDRPSWSLPAVVHHEVLPGHMLQIPKEELSGAHPYRSRVACPAAMEGWAVYAEHLAWEAGAFEGEPLAEIGGLYWILFRAARARMDLGVHLEGWTQDRAMAFLAATQGPPVIFAPFAQEVERAAIAPGAAAGQGMYWLELSRLRRAWGGTLREFHARVLDRGTLPLAMIG; from the coding sequence ATGATCGATCGTCGCGCGATGATGCTGCTGGCCGGCGCCAGCCTGGCGGCCGGTCCGGCCTGGGCGCAGGACGGCGACGCGGCGCTGAAGTCCCTGCTGGACGGCTTCGCCAAGGGCGGGACCGCCGCCGACAGGCGCAAGGCTCTGGCCGCCCTCGATCCTGAGACGCTGTCGCCCAAGGCCCGCCTCGACCACGACGCCGTCAGCATCGCCGCCCGGGCCGAGGCCGAGCTGGTCGCGCGCTTTCCGTTCGGCGGCGGGATCGCCGGACCCTATGTCGTCACCACGCGCTCGGGCGCCTGGCAGAAGGCGGCCGACGCCAGGCCCGAGGCCGTGGCGGCGACAGTCAGGCGCCTCGACGCCGAGACGGAGCAGGTCCGCGCCGACGCGGCCCGGGGCGTGATCCCGCCGGCCTTCCTGATCGCCAGGCTGGAGACGGGCCTGGCCGAGGCCGCTCGCAGGGCCGCGCCGCAGGTCGCCGCCGCGCTCGCCCGCCAGGCCGAGGCCCTGAGCGCCCTCAAGCGCCGCGCGGGTACCGCCGCCGGCGTCCGCTTTAGGGACCGCGAGGCCTACTACGCCCTGATGCTGAAGGCCCAACTCGGCGCGCCGATGGCGCCGGCCGAGGCCCGTCGCCGGCTGGACGTGGCGATCCGGTCGCTGCACGCCCGCGCCGACGTCCTGCTCAGGGCCCAGGGCCTGACCCAGGGCGGCGTGGGCGCGCGGCTGCGGGCGCTGACGGCCGACGAGCGGTTCCTCTATGCCGACGACGACGCGGGCCGCGACCGGGCGATCGCCGACATGGCGCCCTGGCTGGCCAAGGCCCGCGCGCGCCTGCCCCAGGCCTTCGGAAACTTGCCGGGCGCGGTCGACGCGGTGTCGGTGCGGCGGATGTCGCCCGCCGACGAGGCGGCCGGCCGCCAGGGCTATCGTGACCTGCCGTCGGCCGACGGCGGCAAGCCCGGGGCCTATTATGTCGACCTCAAGCGCATCCGCGACCGGCCCAGCTGGAGCCTGCCGGCGGTGGTGCATCACGAGGTGCTGCCCGGCCACATGCTGCAGATCCCCAAGGAGGAACTGTCGGGCGCGCATCCCTACCGCTCGCGCGTGGCTTGCCCGGCGGCGATGGAGGGCTGGGCCGTCTATGCCGAGCACCTGGCCTGGGAGGCGGGCGCCTTCGAGGGCGAGCCCCTGGCCGAGATCGGCGGCCTCTACTGGATCCTGTTCCGCGCCGCCCGGGCCCGCATGGACCTGGGCGTTCATCTCGAAGGCTGGACGCAGGACAGGGCCATGGCCTTCCTGGCGGCGACGCAAGGACCGCCGGTGATCTTCGCGCCCTTCGCCCAGGAGGTCGAGCGCGCCGCTATCGCCCCCGGCGCGGCGGCGGGGCAGGGGATGTACTGGCTGGAGCTCTCGCGCCTGCGCCGCGCGTGGGGCGGGACGTTGCGGGAGTTCCACGCCAGGGTGCTGGATCGCGGGACGCTGCCGCTGGCGATGATCGGCTGA